A genomic region of Jeotgalibaca ciconiae contains the following coding sequences:
- a CDS encoding pullulanase encodes MSNKIRYKVFSYLASMIMLLNVIVPAIIPIQVMAQEATENVAQTISIDAKKDDWEGIDPIEPSVEEFDESLIGNLHLHNDDEFLYFWVDANNIPNWGDDGHYLNLALQVNDEDSENSGNPWASKFNYSGMDNKPQYQLSFRIKNDTEVNWVQFSKANKEGFEKVLDSEDLEGAEFSVNREVGFEGKIPLEHLDLKNDDAVSVHAVLTGNNDGHGAFDVIPKVDENHIDSTTDGKENSDIQSTYTAPYTVVISEGVEVPETPVVPEEPEVPEEPETPEEPGETEEPKEDESEISDLPAIEEGHFRLHFEKLLHETPSQNGLWLWEDVETPSSSWPTDAMSFGEATKTEYGYAIDIPLAENPEQIGFLINSLQGASGQVDNMFVDILTPEMKEAWVTAEYEIFPYEPLKIENTIRVNYLGSDYEQLGLWTWGDVEATTDGWPSGAHDMASGGRYGAYYDLPIKADASLVQFLFLDKAGDAQTGDYSLDKFDHTQIFLRAGDDTVYTNPYFASEVGIVSAEIVAADQLEIGFHSLEGVTEEMIREGLSLLNSDEDIDLSNYTITMDTERNVVILEGAFDFEQGAYKVIYNQRKILVNVGWRLKDSLYAYDGELGLVFGEDGTPTLKFWSPSANNVNVILYDKNDQDEIVKNVEMTKGDRGVWAVELDDSTTGLSDVTGYFYHFEIDRGGEKVLALDPYARSMAQWDNEREGQNYIGKAAIVNPRDIGPDLDFANIEGFEKREDGIIYEVHVRDFTSDPTIADDLTSQFGTFAAFVEKLDYIEDLGATHVQLLPVMSYFFADEFNRHERMPEYAASGTNYNWGYDPQSYFALTGMYSEDAADPAKRIEEFKNLINEIHKRGMGVILDVVYNHTARDYIFEDLEPNYYHFMEADGTPKTNFGGGRLGTTHEMARRVLVDSITYWVEEYKVDGFRFDMMGDHDAESIQKAYDEAAAINPNILMIGEGWVTYAGDDGDNVQPADQQWMKDTKAVGSFSDEMRNELKSGFGSEGEPRFLTGGARSVESIYNNLTANPGNFEADDPGDVVTYIAAHDNLTLHDVIAQSIQKDPKNHQQEIHERIRLGNLMVLTAQGTPFIHAGQEFGRTKQFRHPDFKTTVPADQIPDKITYMEDTDGNPFEYPYFVHDSYDSTDAVNKFDWNMATNTADFPIHTTTRAYTKGLIELRRSTDAFSKGTMAEIDDMVSFVRVPEIKKTDLAIVYRATDSAGDTYFILINSDDKERHLTIPFNLSDGEIIVDAETAGTTTIANPEGISVDGNEVVLDALSAAIIRVDELVPVEVESPSSVESPVINEDGTVTFSYEGDETTETVNVAGSFNGWEATAFSMEKGEDDVWSVTVDVTPGVYEYKFVVNGDNWINDPANDIIAGNDGNNQLILPGLIIEGDKDVEPGATVTLTATYVNDEGEKEVVDADFALATEIAGVTIAGNKVTISEDISPATEIIIDATFDGDKATHTIFVVGEMYEYTINYMRPDGQQADWGLWLWTADVDGSAYAFGEESTGGYVQSTVSFASDKLNLITRLGNWDSQEADRVITIPEGEKSVEVWIVGGNPEVYYSLDDVELLDQRYIELTYVRKNNDYEDWNLWVWGTGVKDDEILFDEITDKGAVVRIPVGYLTTEVGFKIRKGDWVEEDPFNEDRYIEIPIGEMISKVIIEEGKGEYFAVPSINGPVLEDGNATFFYRDPELFLASEMDKIEQVQLSITKEETADAGAFATFMRNIVELFRTNANTEVYDMTYDAVNEYYVHTIEDIEVGNYDYTYLVTIDGETEEVADPYNTNEDGRSTLLFAQPTVTAETSINPKTISYNENAVVTIDSEVSDDYELRAAYIDLTPIGGPERVAINTELMEHTIAVKNTIEPGVKTLNIVLVDEFGNRHNSTVDVEVKSRQIKDDADFDWDEARIYFMLTDRFSNSEKPEGMPSNELSESYHGGDFQGVINNLDYLEELGINTIWITPIVDNIDDGMEMANGEDRYGYHGYWAKDFTKIDENLGDKETFATLIDEAHDRGMKIMVDVVLNHAGYGMNNADQFEGMIRENPVATDDILGELDGLPDFKTEDPIVRDRIIQWQVDWIKELDKFTTKNNNTIDYFRVDTVKHVDNTTWNAFKNEITREKPDFKMIGEWYGASVNSTGDQLRTGRMDSLLDFNFKGQAERFINGNISQVEKELSDRNGKIDNTAMLGQFLSSHDEDGFLYSLTQGENALTEEEARNKFKVAAALQITAKGQPVIYYGEELGQSGLMHDDSVGRYYDENRYNLDWSIANDDNDMLMHYKKLLNIRADYSDVFSKGTRQHVAGTNETGYSVFARTYGNEQIFVGLNTNEDAVESTFAVNSTSSARVSTFALGLAAGSEVIDVYNDVTYVVAADGTVTIDIPGNADGGTVILVAGDTVEEPDGSDTDDSTEEDAATDSEEDAATDSEEDAATDSEEDAATDSEEDAATDSEEDAATDSEEDNLPFTGKTNDLMVSIIGLVFIGSGVALAFTFKKDERKE; translated from the coding sequence TTGTCGAATAAGATTAGGTACAAAGTGTTCTCTTATCTAGCTTCAATGATTATGCTGCTGAATGTTATTGTTCCAGCCATTATACCCATTCAGGTTATGGCCCAAGAAGCTACGGAGAATGTCGCGCAAACGATTTCGATAGATGCGAAAAAAGACGATTGGGAAGGAATCGATCCAATTGAACCGTCAGTTGAGGAATTTGATGAGTCTCTTATTGGAAACTTACATTTACACAATGATGATGAGTTTCTATATTTTTGGGTAGATGCAAATAATATTCCAAACTGGGGTGACGATGGTCACTACTTGAATCTCGCATTGCAGGTAAATGATGAGGATTCAGAAAATAGTGGGAATCCTTGGGCGTCGAAGTTTAATTATTCAGGAATGGATAATAAACCACAATATCAACTATCTTTCAGAATCAAGAATGATACAGAAGTTAATTGGGTACAGTTTAGTAAAGCGAATAAAGAAGGCTTTGAAAAAGTACTAGATTCTGAAGATCTCGAAGGTGCTGAATTTAGCGTTAATCGTGAAGTCGGTTTTGAAGGGAAAATACCTTTAGAGCACCTGGACTTAAAAAACGATGATGCTGTCAGTGTACATGCTGTCTTAACAGGTAATAACGATGGACATGGTGCTTTTGATGTTATTCCGAAAGTTGACGAAAATCACATCGATTCTACTACAGATGGTAAAGAAAATTCAGATATACAGTCTACTTATACGGCACCTTATACGGTTGTCATTTCAGAAGGGGTTGAGGTTCCAGAAACTCCAGTAGTTCCTGAAGAACCTGAAGTACCGGAGGAACCTGAGACTCCAGAAGAGCCCGGAGAAACAGAGGAGCCAAAAGAAGACGAATCAGAAATTAGCGATTTACCGGCAATTGAAGAAGGACATTTCCGTCTACACTTCGAAAAATTATTGCACGAAACACCCTCCCAAAATGGTCTTTGGTTATGGGAAGATGTTGAAACACCGTCATCTAGCTGGCCAACTGATGCAATGTCATTTGGTGAAGCAACGAAAACAGAGTACGGATATGCTATCGATATTCCGTTAGCTGAAAATCCAGAACAAATTGGGTTCTTAATCAATTCACTTCAAGGCGCATCAGGTCAAGTAGATAATATGTTCGTTGATATCCTCACACCTGAAATGAAGGAAGCTTGGGTTACTGCAGAATATGAGATATTCCCTTATGAACCATTAAAAATAGAAAACACCATCCGAGTGAACTATTTAGGTAGTGACTATGAACAATTAGGTTTATGGACTTGGGGGGACGTAGAGGCAACAACAGATGGTTGGCCAAGTGGAGCGCATGATATGGCCTCAGGTGGTCGTTATGGTGCTTACTATGACTTACCAATCAAGGCAGACGCGTCATTAGTTCAATTCCTATTTTTAGATAAAGCTGGTGATGCTCAAACAGGTGATTATTCATTAGATAAATTCGACCACACGCAAATATTCTTACGCGCAGGGGACGATACAGTTTATACGAATCCATACTTTGCGAGTGAAGTTGGTATTGTAAGTGCTGAAATTGTAGCGGCTGACCAATTAGAAATTGGTTTTCACTCATTAGAAGGCGTTACAGAAGAAATGATTCGAGAAGGCCTGTCATTACTCAATTCAGACGAAGACATTGATCTATCAAATTATACAATCACAATGGATACAGAACGTAATGTTGTCATCTTAGAAGGCGCATTTGATTTTGAACAGGGTGCCTATAAAGTTATTTATAACCAACGCAAGATTTTAGTAAACGTTGGATGGCGCTTGAAAGATTCTCTTTATGCCTATGATGGCGAATTAGGCTTAGTTTTCGGTGAAGACGGTACGCCAACACTGAAATTCTGGTCGCCAAGTGCGAATAACGTAAACGTTATTTTATACGATAAAAATGACCAAGATGAAATTGTTAAAAATGTTGAAATGACAAAAGGAGACCGTGGTGTTTGGGCAGTCGAATTAGACGATTCAACAACTGGTTTATCAGATGTCACAGGTTACTTCTACCACTTTGAAATTGATCGAGGCGGAGAAAAAGTTTTAGCTCTTGATCCTTACGCTCGTTCAATGGCGCAGTGGGATAATGAAAGAGAAGGTCAGAACTATATTGGGAAAGCAGCAATTGTAAACCCAAGAGACATTGGTCCTGATCTAGACTTTGCAAATATTGAAGGATTTGAAAAGCGTGAGGATGGTATTATTTATGAAGTGCACGTTCGTGACTTTACGTCAGATCCTACTATCGCAGATGACTTAACAAGTCAATTTGGTACATTTGCGGCGTTTGTTGAAAAACTAGATTATATCGAAGATTTAGGAGCGACTCACGTTCAATTATTACCAGTGATGAGCTACTTCTTCGCGGATGAGTTTAACCGCCATGAACGTATGCCGGAGTATGCGGCAAGTGGAACCAATTATAACTGGGGTTACGACCCGCAAAGTTACTTTGCGTTAACGGGTATGTATTCAGAAGATGCAGCGGACCCAGCGAAACGTATTGAAGAATTCAAGAACCTAATTAATGAAATCCACAAGCGTGGTATGGGTGTTATTTTAGATGTTGTTTATAACCATACAGCTCGTGACTACATCTTTGAAGACTTAGAACCAAACTACTACCACTTTATGGAAGCTGACGGTACGCCGAAAACGAACTTTGGTGGTGGCCGTTTAGGAACAACTCATGAAATGGCTCGTCGTGTATTAGTCGACTCAATTACTTACTGGGTTGAAGAATACAAAGTAGATGGATTCCGTTTTGACATGATGGGTGACCACGATGCGGAGTCGATTCAAAAAGCTTATGACGAAGCAGCAGCGATTAACCCGAATATTCTAATGATTGGTGAGGGGTGGGTAACATACGCTGGAGATGACGGCGATAATGTACAACCTGCTGACCAACAATGGATGAAAGATACAAAAGCAGTTGGATCATTCTCTGACGAAATGCGTAATGAATTAAAATCAGGATTTGGTAGTGAAGGTGAGCCACGTTTCTTAACCGGCGGAGCTCGTTCAGTTGAAAGTATTTATAACAACTTAACAGCCAACCCTGGAAACTTTGAAGCGGACGATCCAGGCGACGTTGTTACATATATTGCGGCGCATGATAACTTAACCTTACATGACGTTATTGCACAATCGATTCAGAAAGATCCAAAAAATCACCAACAAGAAATTCACGAACGAATTCGTTTAGGAAACTTGATGGTTCTAACGGCCCAAGGAACACCATTTATTCATGCCGGACAAGAATTTGGACGAACAAAACAATTTAGACATCCAGACTTTAAAACGACTGTACCAGCAGATCAAATTCCAGATAAAATTACTTACATGGAGGATACAGACGGAAACCCGTTTGAATATCCATACTTTGTGCATGACTCGTATGACTCGACGGATGCGGTAAACAAGTTTGATTGGAACATGGCTACAAACACAGCAGACTTCCCGATCCATACAACAACTCGTGCTTATACAAAAGGGTTAATCGAGTTAAGAAGAAGTACGGATGCATTCAGCAAAGGGACAATGGCGGAAATTGATGACATGGTTTCGTTTGTTAGAGTACCTGAAATCAAGAAAACAGACTTAGCAATTGTCTACCGCGCAACAGATTCAGCAGGTGATACTTACTTTATTTTAATCAACTCTGATGATAAAGAAAGACATTTAACGATTCCATTTAATTTATCAGATGGTGAAATTATAGTGGATGCTGAAACAGCAGGAACAACTACGATTGCTAACCCAGAAGGCATTTCAGTTGATGGAAATGAAGTCGTACTAGATGCTTTATCTGCAGCTATTATTCGTGTAGACGAGTTAGTTCCAGTTGAAGTAGAGTCCCCATCAAGTGTTGAATCACCAGTAATTAATGAAGATGGCACCGTGACATTTAGCTATGAAGGTGACGAAACAACAGAGACTGTCAATGTTGCTGGGAGCTTTAACGGTTGGGAAGCAACTGCCTTCTCAATGGAAAAAGGCGAGGACGATGTTTGGTCAGTTACGGTTGACGTAACACCAGGTGTTTATGAATATAAATTCGTTGTGAATGGTGATAACTGGATAAACGATCCAGCTAACGATATAATCGCTGGTAACGATGGAAATAACCAATTAATCCTTCCAGGTTTAATTATCGAAGGAGATAAGGACGTTGAACCAGGTGCTACTGTTACATTAACAGCCACTTATGTGAATGACGAAGGCGAAAAAGAAGTAGTAGATGCAGACTTTGCATTAGCAACTGAAATCGCTGGTGTTACAATCGCTGGCAACAAGGTAACGATTTCGGAAGATATTTCACCAGCAACTGAAATTATAATTGATGCTACTTTTGATGGAGATAAAGCAACGCACACAATCTTTGTCGTAGGTGAAATGTATGAATATACAATCAACTACATGCGTCCAGATGGGCAACAAGCGGATTGGGGCTTATGGTTGTGGACGGCAGATGTCGACGGAAGTGCTTATGCATTTGGCGAAGAATCAACAGGTGGTTATGTACAATCAACTGTGAGCTTTGCTTCAGATAAATTGAATTTAATTACTCGTTTAGGAAACTGGGACTCTCAAGAAGCAGATCGAGTGATTACGATTCCAGAAGGTGAAAAGTCTGTTGAGGTTTGGATTGTCGGTGGAAACCCAGAAGTTTACTACTCACTAGATGATGTTGAATTATTAGATCAACGCTACATCGAGTTAACGTATGTTCGTAAGAATAATGACTACGAAGACTGGAATTTATGGGTGTGGGGAACAGGCGTTAAAGATGACGAGATTCTCTTCGATGAAATTACAGACAAAGGTGCCGTTGTCCGAATCCCAGTTGGTTATTTAACAACTGAAGTAGGTTTCAAGATTCGTAAAGGTGACTGGGTAGAAGAAGATCCATTTAATGAAGACCGTTATATTGAAATTCCTATAGGGGAAATGATTTCAAAAGTAATAATCGAAGAAGGAAAAGGTGAATATTTTGCCGTTCCATCTATCAATGGTCCAGTTTTAGAAGATGGGAACGCTACATTCTTCTACCGTGATCCAGAATTATTCTTGGCAAGTGAAATGGATAAAATCGAACAAGTACAATTAAGCATTACAAAAGAAGAAACAGCGGATGCCGGTGCGTTTGCAACATTTATGCGCAACATCGTTGAACTATTCCGAACAAATGCGAATACAGAAGTGTATGATATGACGTATGACGCAGTAAACGAATACTATGTTCACACGATTGAAGACATTGAAGTAGGGAACTACGACTATACGTACCTTGTTACTATCGATGGCGAAACAGAAGAAGTTGCAGATCCATATAACACAAACGAAGATGGTCGCTCAACATTATTATTTGCGCAGCCGACTGTTACAGCTGAAACATCGATCAATCCAAAAACTATTTCATACAATGAAAATGCAGTGGTAACGATTGATTCAGAAGTATCAGATGACTATGAGTTAAGAGCAGCTTATATCGACTTAACGCCAATAGGAGGACCAGAACGTGTCGCGATTAACACAGAACTCATGGAACATACCATAGCTGTTAAAAATACGATAGAACCAGGTGTGAAAACATTAAATATCGTATTAGTAGACGAGTTTGGTAATCGACACAATTCAACAGTCGATGTAGAAGTGAAGTCACGTCAAATTAAAGACGATGCAGACTTTGATTGGGATGAAGCACGAATTTACTTCATGCTAACGGATCGATTTAGTAATAGCGAAAAACCAGAAGGTATGCCATCAAATGAACTATCTGAAAGCTACCATGGTGGAGATTTCCAAGGTGTTATCAATAACTTAGACTATCTAGAAGAACTAGGCATTAACACAATCTGGATAACACCAATTGTTGATAATATTGACGATGGCATGGAAATGGCCAATGGTGAAGATCGATACGGTTACCATGGTTATTGGGCAAAGGATTTCACAAAAATTGATGAGAATCTTGGTGACAAAGAAACATTTGCTACACTGATTGATGAAGCGCATGATCGTGGTATGAAGATTATGGTTGATGTGGTGTTAAACCATGCTGGCTATGGTATGAATAACGCTGACCAATTTGAGGGTATGATCCGTGAAAACCCAGTAGCGACTGATGATATTCTTGGAGAATTAGATGGCTTACCTGATTTTAAAACAGAAGATCCAATAGTTCGTGATCGAATCATTCAATGGCAAGTTGATTGGATTAAAGAGCTTGATAAATTTACGACAAAAAATAACAACACAATTGATTATTTCCGAGTAGATACAGTGAAACACGTAGACAACACAACTTGGAATGCATTCAAGAATGAAATTACAAGAGAAAAACCGGACTTCAAGATGATTGGAGAATGGTATGGGGCAAGTGTGAATAGTACAGGTGATCAACTAAGAACAGGTCGTATGGATTCTCTTCTAGACTTTAACTTTAAAGGACAAGCAGAACGATTCATCAACGGAAATATCTCTCAAGTTGAAAAAGAATTGTCAGACCGAAATGGTAAGATAGATAATACTGCTATGTTGGGTCAATTCTTAAGTAGTCATGATGAAGATGGATTCTTATATAGTCTAACACAAGGTGAAAATGCCCTTACAGAAGAAGAGGCTAGAAACAAGTTTAAAGTAGCCGCTGCCCTTCAAATTACAGCTAAAGGACAACCCGTTATTTACTATGGTGAAGAACTTGGACAATCAGGATTAATGCATGATGATTCAGTTGGTAGATATTACGACGAGAACCGTTACAATCTTGATTGGAGTATTGCAAACGACGATAACGATATGTTAATGCACTACAAGAAACTATTAAATATTCGTGCCGACTACTCAGATGTCTTCTCAAAAGGAACACGTCAACATGTAGCTGGAACAAACGAAACAGGCTACTCAGTGTTTGCTCGTACGTACGGTAATGAACAAATATTTGTTGGGTTAAACACGAATGAAGATGCAGTAGAATCAACATTTGCAGTAAACTCGACAAGTAGCGCAAGAGTTTCAACGTTTGCACTAGGATTAGCGGCTGGTTCAGAAGTTATTGATGTATATAATGACGTAACTTACGTAGTCGCAGCAGATGGTACAGTAACGATCGACATCCCTGGGAACGCGGATGGCGGTACAGTTATCTTAGTTGCAGGTGATACGGTTGAAGAACCAGACGGATCGGACACAGATGATTCAACTGAAGAAGACGCAGCTACAGACAGTGAAGAAGACGCAGCTACAGACAGTGAAGAAGACGCAGCTACAGACAGTGAAGAAGACGCAGCTACAGACAGTGAAGAAGACGCAGCTACAGACAGTGAAGAAGACGCAGCTACAGACAGTGAAGAAGACAATTTACCTTTTACAGGAAAAACAAACGATCTAATGGTTTCAATCATTGGATTAGTCTTCATCGGAAGTGGAGTTGCGTTAGCATTTACGTTTAAGAAAGACGAAAGAAAAGAATAG
- a CDS encoding Arm DNA-binding domain-containing protein, with amino-acid sequence MIKKYSLKNGDTRYMFHSYIGVDPVTDKDVYRKRSGFKTKKEAEIAEARLINDFHKNGFPSQRK; translated from the coding sequence ATGATAAAGAAATACAGTTTAAAAAATGGCGACACTCGATATATGTTTCATTCTTACATTGGGGTGGATCCAGTCACAGATAAAGATGTTTATCGTAAACGAAGTGGCTTTAAAACGAAGAAAGAAGCAGAAATTGCTGAAGCAAGATTAATTAATGATTTTCATAAAAATGGTTTTCCATCTCAGAGGAAATGA
- a CDS encoding AAA family ATPase, translated as MRYLQSITFPDREREFDFFIEIKRTVYDSFYPFQILSKHRFERIDFEPITLLYGGNGSGKTTALNIIAEKLELQRDSNFNKSNFFSDYLSFCDVEFERAIPGHSRIITSDDVFDYILNVRSLNDGIDSKREDLFEEYLEVKHSKFQMRSLEDYEQLRKVVLSRSKTQSRYVRNELMDNVREFSNGENAFHYFTNKIEENGLYVLDEPENSLSPARQLELMKFIEDSARFFGCQFIISTHSPFFLAIREAKIYDLDSDPVDVKKWTELENVQAYYQFFKEHGDEFE; from the coding sequence ATGCGATATCTACAATCTATCACCTTTCCTGACCGAGAAAGAGAATTCGATTTTTTTATCGAAATCAAGCGAACGGTCTATGATTCATTTTATCCTTTTCAAATTCTGTCTAAGCACCGATTTGAAAGAATAGATTTTGAACCGATTACCTTATTATATGGTGGGAACGGTTCCGGGAAAACAACAGCATTAAACATTATTGCAGAAAAACTGGAGCTGCAACGAGATTCCAACTTTAACAAATCAAACTTTTTTTCAGATTATCTTTCTTTTTGCGATGTGGAATTCGAACGAGCGATCCCTGGTCATAGCAGGATTATTACCAGTGATGATGTGTTTGATTATATTTTAAATGTTCGTTCCTTGAATGACGGGATCGATTCAAAACGTGAAGACTTATTCGAAGAATATTTAGAAGTGAAGCACTCAAAATTTCAAATGCGTTCCCTGGAAGATTATGAACAATTACGAAAAGTAGTCTTATCAAGAAGCAAGACCCAATCACGTTATGTGCGCAATGAATTGATGGATAATGTTCGAGAATTTTCAAACGGTGAAAATGCCTTCCATTACTTTACCAATAAGATCGAAGAAAACGGGCTCTACGTATTGGATGAGCCAGAAAATAGCCTGTCTCCCGCCAGACAATTGGAGCTGATGAAATTCATTGAAGATTCAGCCCGTTTTTTCGGCTGCCAATTCATCATTTCAACTCATTCACCTTTCTTCTTAGCCATTCGTGAAGCAAAAATCTATGATTTGGATTCTGATCCAGTTGATGTAAAAAAATGGACCGAATTAGAAAACGTCCAGGCTTATTATCAATTTTTCAAAGAGCATGGGGATGAATTTGAATAG
- a CDS encoding GNAT family N-acetyltransferase — protein sequence MTIELKKCTIEDLQALQKISIETYRDTFDEHNTEENMKAYLDKAYNVQQLEKELLTKDTFFYFLYDENRLAGYSKININQAQTEKRTADSLEVERIYIKPLFKGKGFGKMLINKAIELAQKNSKNSIWLGVWEHNSPAQAFYEKMGFTRTGAHSFFMGDDEQLDFIMTKKLS from the coding sequence ATGACGATTGAACTAAAAAAATGTACGATAGAGGATTTACAAGCTTTACAAAAAATCAGTATTGAAACATACCGCGATACTTTTGACGAACACAACACCGAAGAGAATATGAAAGCCTATCTAGATAAAGCGTATAACGTACAACAACTAGAAAAAGAACTACTTACGAAAGATACATTCTTTTACTTTTTGTACGATGAGAATCGATTAGCGGGATATTCAAAAATTAACATCAACCAAGCACAGACAGAAAAAAGAACGGCAGATTCCTTAGAAGTAGAGAGAATCTATATCAAGCCTCTTTTTAAAGGAAAAGGATTTGGCAAAATGTTAATAAATAAAGCAATTGAACTTGCTCAAAAAAATAGCAAAAATAGTATTTGGTTAGGCGTATGGGAACATAATTCTCCTGCTCAAGCTTTTTACGAAAAGATGGGCTTTACCCGAACGGGTGCTCATTCATTTTTCATGGGTGATGACGAACAATTAGATTTTATAATGACGAAAAAATTAAGTTAA
- a CDS encoding site-specific integrase: protein MDIIDSNPFDKVTIPKRIETIEESEFENFYSKEELNEFLDYVKEDLELNWYTYFRLLAYSGARKSELLALKWSDIDFDTSTLNINETLTRGLNNKIIVQPTKTVNGRRVIDMDYDSMKLLKQWKMYQAQFMLKLGFNTNTPDQHIFANTRNNFYSINVPNDRMRNVQKRNGLKQITVHGLRHTHCSVLFSMGASIKDVQARLGNTDIQTTINIYAHVTKEEKKDTADKFAKFMEN, encoded by the coding sequence ATGGATATTATCGACAGCAATCCATTTGATAAAGTGACAATTCCAAAACGGATTGAAACGATTGAAGAAAGTGAATTTGAGAATTTCTATAGCAAAGAAGAATTAAACGAGTTCTTAGATTATGTAAAAGAAGATTTAGAATTGAATTGGTATACCTATTTCAGATTATTAGCTTATAGCGGTGCTCGTAAATCAGAACTATTGGCTCTTAAATGGTCCGATATTGATTTTGATACATCTACACTCAATATCAACGAAACACTCACTAGAGGCTTAAATAACAAGATTATCGTGCAACCTACGAAGACAGTGAACGGTCGAAGAGTAATTGATATGGATTATGATTCGATGAAGCTTTTAAAGCAGTGGAAGATGTATCAGGCTCAATTCATGCTGAAACTTGGCTTTAATACAAATACACCCGATCAACATATTTTTGCGAATACGAGAAATAACTTTTATTCTATTAACGTACCGAATGACCGTATGAGAAATGTGCAAAAGCGTAATGGACTCAAACAAATTACCGTTCATGGGTTGCGACACACGCATTGTAGTGTCCTCTTCTCTATGGGAGCTTCAATAAAAGATGTTCAGGCTCGTCTAGGGAACACGGATATTCAAACAACAATAAATATCTATGCTCATGTCACAAAAGAAGAGAAGAAAGATACCGCAGATAAATTTGCGAAGTTTATGGAAAATTAA
- a CDS encoding ROK family protein: MVNILKFSFYSSIIEEENMYYCGIDLGGTNIKVGIFDQEFNQVCEIRKKTNEHLGPKVVIFTIVEAIHQAIHTMELSEKDLYSIGMGVPGIMDIEKGISIFSPNFTDWSDVPIIQEIKAHIDVPIFIDNDVRVNLYGEWFFGKGKGKENLVLLTIGTGLGAGVVVNNQVLYGAKNSAGEVGHMNVVIGGRECKCGSKGCLGRYVSARGIQRTFMEKVEHRESIVTKWLNDDYSLLTPEIISKGFDSGDAVCVEVFQESGEFLGYGLKNIMNLFNPERIIIGGGVSKAGDRLLNSAKEIVSNHALKVSQTACDIVIGELSDFAGVIGAAAYGKMKAEQGELNELI, encoded by the coding sequence ATGGTAAATATTTTAAAGTTTAGCTTTTATAGTTCGATTATTGAGGAGGAAAATATGTATTACTGTGGGATTGATCTGGGCGGGACCAATATTAAAGTCGGTATCTTCGATCAGGAATTTAATCAAGTATGTGAAATTAGAAAGAAAACCAATGAGCATTTAGGACCGAAAGTAGTTATTTTTACTATTGTTGAGGCAATCCACCAAGCAATACATACTATGGAATTATCTGAAAAGGATTTGTACTCAATTGGAATGGGTGTTCCAGGAATCATGGATATTGAAAAAGGAATATCTATTTTCTCTCCCAATTTTACCGATTGGTCAGATGTTCCGATTATTCAAGAAATAAAAGCACATATAGATGTGCCAATTTTTATTGATAATGATGTCCGTGTGAATTTATACGGCGAGTGGTTTTTTGGTAAAGGGAAGGGGAAGGAAAACCTGGTCTTGTTAACGATTGGAACTGGCTTGGGTGCTGGTGTGGTAGTAAATAATCAGGTTTTGTATGGAGCCAAGAATAGCGCTGGCGAAGTGGGACATATGAACGTTGTCATCGGCGGACGAGAATGCAAATGTGGAAGCAAAGGTTGCTTAGGACGATACGTGTCTGCGAGAGGGATCCAGAGGACTTTTATGGAAAAAGTGGAGCATCGTGAAAGTATTGTGACAAAGTGGCTTAACGATGATTACTCTTTACTGACACCGGAAATTATTTCTAAAGGGTTCGATAGTGGAGACGCAGTATGTGTGGAGGTTTTTCAGGAGAGCGGAGAGTTTTTAGGATACGGCTTAAAAAATATCATGAACCTTTTTAATCCAGAACGCATAATCATTGGTGGAGGTGTATCAAAAGCTGGAGACAGGTTATTGAACAGTGCCAAAGAGATTGTATCTAACCATGCTTTGAAGGTTTCTCAAACGGCTTGCGATATCGTGATTGGTGAATTAAGTGACTTTGCTGGAGTTATTGGCGCGGCTGCGTATGGTAAAATGAAAGCTGAACAAGGAGAGTTAAACGAGCTGATTTAA